The Streptococcus toyakuensis genome has a window encoding:
- a CDS encoding ABC transporter ATP-binding protein, translated as MKKLLHLQDLDKSFCRQMVLNHVSFELQPGEIIGLIGPSGAGKSTMIKTMLGMEKADGGVALVLDHTMPNRHILGDIGYMAQSDALYEALSGQENLEFFGQLKGLSKRDLTAEIAHVAQVVDLTDHLNKTVSGYSGGMKRRLSLAIALLGNPQLLILDEPTVGIDPSLRKKIWKELFALRDNGVGILVTTHVMDEAELTDKVGLLLGGKIIAFDTPQHLKESYQVSSIEEVFLKAEGE; from the coding sequence ATGAAAAAATTGCTACATTTACAAGATTTGGATAAGTCTTTTTGTCGTCAAATGGTTTTGAATCATGTCAGCTTTGAATTGCAGCCGGGAGAAATTATAGGCTTAATAGGTCCATCTGGTGCTGGTAAATCAACTATGATTAAGACTATGTTAGGGATGGAAAAAGCTGACGGAGGGGTTGCTTTGGTATTGGATCATACTATGCCCAATCGTCATATTTTAGGAGATATTGGTTATATGGCCCAGTCAGATGCCTTATATGAGGCTTTGTCAGGTCAAGAAAATCTGGAATTTTTTGGTCAGCTAAAAGGGCTATCCAAAAGAGATCTGACAGCTGAAATTGCCCATGTGGCTCAAGTTGTGGATCTGACAGATCATTTGAATAAAACGGTATCCGGTTATTCTGGAGGAATGAAGCGACGCTTGTCTTTAGCCATCGCGCTTCTGGGGAATCCTCAGCTCTTGATTTTAGACGAACCGACAGTTGGAATCGACCCTTCTCTTCGGAAGAAAATCTGGAAAGAATTATTCGCGCTTAGAGACAATGGGGTTGGGATATTAGTTACTACCCATGTTATGGATGAAGCAGAGTTAACGGATAAGGTCGGCTTATTATTAGGTGGAAAAATCATTGCTTTTGATACACCGCAACACTTAAAAGAAAGTTATCAAGTTTCAAGTATTGAAGAAGTATTTTTGAAAGCAGAAGGAGAGTAA
- a CDS encoding nucleoside phosphorylase: MIQKHAIPILEFDDNPQAVIMPNHEGLDLKLPKKCVYAFLGEEIDRYAREVGADCVGEFVSATKTYPVYVINYKGEELCLAQAPVGSAPAAQFMDWLIGYGVEQIISAGTCGVLTDIEENAFLVPVRTLRDEGASYHYVAPSRYMEMQPEAIAAIEQVLEARGIPYEEVMTWTTDGFYRETAEKVVYRKEEGCAVVEMECSALAAVAQLRGVLWGELLFTADSLADLDQYDSRDWGSEAFEKALELCLEIAFQI; this comes from the coding sequence ATGATTCAGAAACACGCGATTCCTATTTTAGAGTTTGATGATAATCCTCAGGCGGTTATCATGCCCAATCACGAGGGGCTGGATTTGAAATTGCCAAAGAAGTGTGTCTATGCTTTTTTAGGTGAGGAGATTGACCGTTATGCGAGGGAAGTAGGGGCGGACTGTGTCGGCGAATTTGTTTCTGCCACCAAGACCTATCCAGTTTATGTCATCAATTACAAGGGCGAGGAACTTTGTTTGGCTCAGGCTCCTGTTGGTTCAGCTCCAGCAGCCCAGTTTATGGATTGGTTGATTGGCTATGGTGTGGAGCAGATTATTTCCGCTGGAACCTGTGGTGTGCTGACTGATATAGAAGAAAATGCCTTTCTAGTCCCTGTTCGGACTCTGCGAGATGAAGGAGCCAGTTATCACTATGTGGCCCCTTCTCGTTATATGGAAATGCAGCCAGAGGCTATTGCTGCTATTGAGCAAGTTTTGGAGGCCAGAGGGATTCCCTATGAAGAAGTCATGACCTGGACCACAGATGGTTTTTACCGAGAAACGGCTGAAAAGGTGGTTTATCGCAAGGAGGAAGGCTGTGCTGTTGTGGAGATGGAGTGTTCTGCGCTTGCGGCAGTAGCCCAACTGCGAGGGGTTCTCTGGGGTGAATTGTTGTTCACAGCTGATTCCTTAGCAGACTTGGACCAGTACGATAGTCGTGACTGGGGTTCAGAAGCTTTTGAGAAGGCTTTGGAACTCTGCCTTGAGATTGCCTTTCAGATCTAG
- a CDS encoding TrkH family potassium uptake protein, whose protein sequence is MLFKLFVKKLERVFGGLSSARRIFLSFAGVIFIGSLLLSLPFVQASGSQATYFDHLFTTVSMVCVTGLFTQPVATTYNIWGQLICMLLIQIGGLGLMTFIGIFYIQGKQKLSLRSRETIQESFSYGESKSLKSFMRSIFLTTFLVEGFGAFLLSFRFIPEFGWGRGIFTSIFLAISAFCNAGFDNFGSSSLVAFQTDPLINLVIAGLIITGGLGFMVWFDLATQFDKKKKRRLRFHTKLVLFLTAGILLFGTVSTLFTEWHNPGTIGNLSVPEKVLVSFFQTVSMRTAGFASIDYTQARPVTLFIYILQMFLGGAPGGTAGGLKITTFFVLLVFARSELLGLPHANVAQRTIETRTVQKSFSVFIIFLMTFLLGLMLLGITAEGTPRFIYLMFETISALATVGVTANLTPELGKLALSIVMLLMFIGRIGPLTLLVSLADYQPDKKDLIQYMKADISIG, encoded by the coding sequence ATGTTATTCAAATTATTTGTGAAAAAACTTGAAAGGGTCTTTGGCGGACTTTCGTCTGCTCGTCGCATTTTTTTAAGTTTCGCTGGAGTTATTTTTATAGGCTCTCTTCTTTTGAGTTTGCCTTTTGTTCAGGCAAGTGGTTCTCAGGCCACTTATTTTGACCATCTCTTTACGACGGTGTCCATGGTCTGTGTAACCGGCCTTTTTACGCAACCGGTGGCTACCACCTATAATATTTGGGGTCAGTTGATTTGTATGCTCTTGATACAGATTGGTGGTCTGGGGCTCATGACCTTTATCGGGATTTTTTATATCCAAGGTAAGCAAAAGCTTAGTCTGCGTAGTCGTGAAACCATTCAGGAGAGTTTTAGTTATGGGGAAAGTAAGTCTTTGAAGTCTTTTATGCGTTCCATCTTTTTGACGACTTTTCTGGTGGAGGGCTTTGGTGCCTTTCTACTAAGTTTCCGTTTTATTCCTGAGTTCGGCTGGGGACGAGGCATTTTTACCTCTATCTTTTTAGCCATTTCAGCCTTTTGTAATGCTGGTTTTGATAATTTCGGCAGTAGCAGTTTAGTGGCTTTTCAGACGGATCCCTTGATCAATCTGGTCATTGCCGGCTTGATTATCACGGGTGGTCTCGGCTTTATGGTCTGGTTTGACTTGGCAACCCAGTTTGACAAGAAGAAAAAACGCCGTCTACGTTTCCACACCAAGCTGGTTCTCTTCTTAACTGCAGGGATTTTGCTGTTTGGGACAGTATCTACACTCTTTACGGAGTGGCACAATCCTGGAACCATTGGCAATCTCAGTGTCCCAGAGAAAGTGCTGGTTAGCTTTTTCCAAACCGTCAGCATGAGAACAGCTGGCTTTGCCTCTATTGACTACACCCAAGCTCGGCCTGTGACTTTATTTATCTATATCCTACAGATGTTTCTCGGCGGTGCGCCTGGAGGGACGGCTGGGGGGCTCAAGATTACGACCTTCTTTGTCTTGTTGGTCTTTGCTCGTAGTGAGTTGCTGGGCTTGCCTCATGCCAATGTTGCGCAGAGAACCATTGAAACCCGAACAGTCCAAAAATCCTTTAGTGTCTTCATTATCTTTTTGATGACCTTCTTGTTGGGCTTGATGTTGCTGGGAATTACGGCAGAAGGAACCCCGCGATTTATCTACCTCATGTTTGAGACCATTTCAGCCCTTGCGACAGTTGGGGTAACGGCAAATTTGACACCAGAATTGGGCAAGCTAGCCCTCAGCATTGTCATGTTGCTTATGTTTATCGGCCGTATCGGTCCCTTGACCTTG
- a CDS encoding ABC transporter permease, with amino-acid sequence MRTIAIAKKVIKELIRDKRTLAMMFVAPVFIMWLMNLMFSASTTVNVKLATQDLPTGLITKMDELDHVDIETYQDLDQAKEALANEKVDAVISYKDGEYQVDYANTDASKTSMIRQVLRTSIASEGTDQLLSRIKQALPQLKLDAKAPEIKESYQYGDKNTGFFARMIPILIGFVVFFFVFLISGMALLKERTSGTLDRLLATPVKRSEIVYGYMLSYGIIAIFQTAVVVLAAIWLLDVEVVGNILNVIIVNVVLALVALAFGILLSTLAKSEFQMMQFIPLVIMPQLFFSGIIPLSSMGAWAPTVGKFLPLTYSGDAISQIILYGHNLGDILPNLGVLMIFLIILTILNIVGLRRYRKV; translated from the coding sequence ATGAGAACCATTGCTATTGCTAAAAAAGTTATCAAAGAATTGATTCGTGACAAACGAACCTTGGCTATGATGTTTGTAGCGCCGGTATTTATTATGTGGCTGATGAACCTCATGTTTTCAGCTAGTACAACCGTGAATGTCAAGTTAGCGACACAAGATCTACCAACTGGTTTGATAACGAAAATGGATGAGCTTGATCATGTGGACATCGAGACTTATCAAGACTTAGATCAGGCCAAAGAAGCGCTAGCAAATGAAAAAGTCGATGCTGTGATTTCTTATAAAGACGGTGAGTATCAGGTCGACTACGCAAATACAGATGCCTCCAAGACATCTATGATACGACAAGTGTTACGAACAAGTATCGCCAGTGAAGGCACCGATCAGTTACTATCTCGTATCAAACAAGCTCTTCCACAATTGAAATTAGATGCAAAGGCGCCTGAAATCAAAGAATCTTACCAATATGGAGATAAAAATACTGGATTCTTTGCACGTATGATTCCAATTTTAATTGGCTTTGTGGTCTTCTTCTTTGTCTTTTTGATTTCTGGTATGGCACTTTTGAAAGAGCGCACAAGTGGAACCTTGGATCGCTTGTTAGCAACCCCAGTGAAACGTTCTGAAATTGTCTATGGCTATATGTTGTCTTACGGTATTATTGCGATTTTTCAAACGGCAGTTGTCGTCTTAGCAGCAATTTGGCTACTAGATGTAGAAGTTGTAGGAAATATTTTAAATGTTATAATAGTTAATGTGGTACTGGCTCTTGTAGCACTAGCTTTTGGAATTCTCTTGTCTACTCTAGCAAAATCAGAATTCCAAATGATGCAATTTATTCCTCTCGTGATTATGCCTCAACTCTTTTTCTCAGGGATTATTCCATTGTCATCCATGGGAGCATGGGCTCCAACTGTGGGGAAATTTTTGCCATTAACCTATTCTGGTGATGCAATAAGCCAGATTATTCTTTACGGACACAATCTTGGTGATATTTTGCCAAATCTTGGTGTTTTAATGATTTTCTTGATCATTTTAACAATTCTCAATATTGTTGGATTGCGTCGTTATCGTAAAGTTTAG